The DNA segment CGAACAACCCGCACACCTGCTCGAGCCGCTCGATCCACTTCTGCTGCTTCTCCGGCGGTCGCGGGACGACGACCGCGCTGCGGACCGCGGTGCGATCCAGCCCGGCAGCGCGGAACCACTCGTCCAGCGACTCGGCGGTCGCGATGAACCGCTGGTAGAGCACCGCCTGCGCCACGGCGTTCCGGTAGTACTGCCCGACACCGCCGGTGCCCTGCACCTTCATCTCCACCGCCCAGGGAGTCGTGCCGTCCCGGAGCAAGGCGTCCAGGTAACGGGCGCTGCTCGGTGCGCGTCCGTTGCCGGCGGGCGGGCGTCGCCCCCACCGGGTCGGGAACTGGCTGCCCCAGCTCACCGGTCGCCCAGGTGCGATGTCGATCAGGTCCAGTGGGCGGCCGTCGACCACGACCGGACAGGCACCGCGCAGGATGCGGGACTCGAGCACGTGCTCGTTCTGCGGAGCGGTTGCTGCGTCGACGTCGACCGAGGGAAGCCAGGTGTCGGCGAGGCGGCGGACCGCCATGATCGCCCGGTCCCACGGCCCGTCGGCCGCGATCGTGATCTGCTCGGTCCCCGCGGCTGCGACCCACTGCCTGCGCTGCTCGCTGCGTGCGTCGTTCTTGCCGTCCGCTCCCACATCGAGCACGGCGCCGGCTGCATCGGCGACGGCGAACTGGAGACCCTCGAGTCGCAGCGACCACCGGGCACCTCGCGACGACAGCATCGGATAGGCCCGCACGTCCTCGCGCTCGACAGCGGCGAGGAACTCATCGACCCATCGTGAGGGGCCACGGCGGGTGGCCATCAGCATCTCCGCCCACGGGGCGTACCCGTAGGCGGCCGCGTCGGCGAAGTCAACAGCGACCGCCGGCACCTCGGTCGGACGTCCGTCGCCGTCCAGGCCGGCGACGTGCACCCGCGGTCCCCCGTGAGCCGTCGCGGTGGCTGCCAGGGTGGCCACCGCGTCGATCGTCTCCGGGCGTCGTGGCATCTCGGCCACCAACACCGTCACGTCATCCGCCGAGACCGACCGGTCACCTGATTGCCCACCGAGACGAGCGTGCAGGTCGACCAGGGCGATCACGCCGGCGAGTTGTTGTGCCGGATCAGCGCCGACGGCCACCGTCCGCTGACCGCGCCACACGCACCGGACGACGTCGGACGGGATCGAGTTCTCGTAGTCGGGTGCGGTCACGATGTCCGTGGCACCGACGCGTTCGAGGGCCCGACGGATGTCGGACCGTGTGCTCAGCTGTCCCATGAACCCGCTCCCTCAGCCGACCAGCGCCAGGGACTCCCAGAACACGGGCTCGCTGATCACCCGGACACCGAGGGCCCGCGCTTTCCGCGCCTTGCCTGACTGGGAATCGGGGTCGGCGCAGACCAGCACATTGGTCTTCTTCGACACCGAGGCCACCGGCTCCAGCCCGGCAGCCCGAGCGGCCTCCTCGAGGTCGGACCTCGAGCGCGACATCTCGCCGGTGAACACGATGCGGTCGCCGTTCGACAGGCCGCTGGGGCGGTGCGGAACCGACACACGGGCACCGGACCGGACCATGGTCAGCGCGATGTCGACGTCCCCCGAGGTCAACCCCAGCAGGACGGCGACCCGATCCAGGTCTGCGCGCTCCGTATCGGTGACGACATCGTCAGCCAGGGCCACCGTGGCCAGCGCGTCGAGGTAGAGGCGGTGGGCCGCCGACACGTGCGTCGGCCCGCAGCCGAGCTCGCCGGCGAGGGTCATCAGCTGGTCCGCTTCACTGACGCTGACGAGGCGGTCCTCGAGGACCTGGTCGAGCACGGCCAGGTAGGGGGCCATCGTGGCCGGCGCTCCGGTGATCTCAGGCAGCGCGGACACGAGAGCAGCCAGGTACCCGTTGCGCTCCCGGACGTTCGCCTGGGCTGCAGAACGAGTGACGCTGCGACACGGGTCGATGAACGGGCGTCGGCTCAGCGTGACGTCGGTGACGAGCGCTCGCCAGTCACGCGCAGCCACGGACCGAGAGCCGAGGTAGCTGCCGTCGTGGTCGAAGTCCACGGCCAGCGCGGCATCGAGCAGGGCGAGCTCGCCGAGCGTCTCCCGCATCCGCACCAGCGCCGCCGCGGTCGCCCGGGCATCGGCCAGCGCGGTGTGCGCCTGGTTGTTGGCGATCGACAAGGTCTCGCACACGGAGGCCAGCGACCGGAGCGATCGGTCGAACGTGCCCGCGAGTCGCATCGTGCACAGCGCCGGGGTGAGCTCGACGGAGAGGCCGGCCCGGCTGAACTCACGTCCGAGGAAGCGCAGGTCGAACAGAGCGTTGTGGGCCACCACCACCCGGCCGGACAGCAGGGAGGCCAGGTAGGGAGCGACCTCGGCGAAGGTCGGCGCGCCGATGACGTCCGATGCGTGGATGCCGTGGACCGAGGTCGGACCGATGTCGCGACCTGGGTCGACCAGCGTCGCGAACTCGTGCTCCACCGTCCCGGCGTCGTCCAGCAGGACGACCCCGACCTCCACGACCCGATCGACGCTGGGCAGCACACCGGTGGTCTCGAGGTCGACGACGGCGATGCTCATGGGACTCCCTGGGACGGTGCCGGACGGTCGGTCAGCACTGCTGCCGGGCCCAGCGCTCGCTGTGACCGAGCGGCACGGTGCCACAGCTACGGACCAGGTCAGCGCAGATCCGGGCCAGGACCGTCCGCCTCCGTCCCACGCGACCCACCCGCCACCAAGCGTCCCCAGCCCGCCTCTGCTACCTAGGTAGACGCACCTCACGGGGAACGCTGCTGACCTCGACCTGCCCGACACCCCAGTAGCCGGAGCACAGGTCACCGTCGACCTCACGTCCGGCGCCGTGCTCAACTAAGCGTTGACCCACAACGGCATCCCGATCGTGTCGCAGTTGACGCTGACGGTCTGACGCCTGGTTTGCTGCGGCGACGCTCAGCTCCCAGCAAGCGCCCGATGTCCGCGCGTGATGCCGCGTCGGGCAACGTCAGCCCTGAAGCGGTCAGGCGCAGTAGTCGCAGTGTCCGCTGGCGGGAAGCACCATGTGGTGGATGGGGCAGGTCTTGGGAACAGGTGGGGCAGGCTTCTGCCGGGGCGTCCGGTCGAGGCTGTCGAGCGAGGTCCGCTTGGCGATGAACAGCGACGTCATGCGCGGTGCTGCGTCCTCTGGGACGTCGTGGCAGTAGGTGCGGTAGCACGTGAGGCGGTCGGCGGCGGCGGCATGCTGCCGCTCGGCGAACGAGGCGAAGCCCCCGGGGTGCTCGTGGTTGACGTATCCGTCGCCCACGCCGCCGGTCCCCGCCCGCACGACCAGCGCTGACAGTGGCGGCTTGCCGTCAGAGAGCGTGGCCGCCTGCAACGGTCCGAGCACCTGCCCGATCCAGTGGCCCAACATCATCCGGGTCCGGTAGCCGGTCCTGTCGAAGAGCTGCTGTGCGAGCTCGTCGTACGTGACCGAGCCGCCGTAGGTCGCGGCGACCTCCTCGAGAATGGCTTCGGCGGCCTGCACCCAAGCAGCTACTGCGACATCCCACGCGACCCTCCTCGTCGGGTCAGAGTCGTGCCAGGTACCGGGTGTCCTGTGCGGGGACGCCTGCGGGGAAAGCGCGCTGGCGTCCTCGGTGATGTCCGTCGTCACGAACCGAACTGTGCCGTAAGGGTCGGCCAATTCCGAGCCATTCGCCCGACTCACGGAGCAGTCACACCTAGAAAGGGTGAACCAGGCGTGACCGTCTGAGCCCGGGTGCGCAGACGCACCGACAGCTCTCGTGAACGAGAAGTGCTCGAGTGAAGGATAAGTGACTGTCAGCGGGGCCGGCTCACCTCCTGAGGCGACGCCAATGAACCGACGGTGGCCCCGTGCCGGGGGCCAAAGCGGGGCGACAGAGGCTGCCCGGCACCAGGGCTAGCGGCGCTTCCCCGAACCGGGATGCCCGCCGGAAACAGTCCGCACGCTATTACCCTCCCCCCGCCTGCCTGCGTATTGCGCCTTATCGAAGCACTTTTCACACCGTCGTCGCCGGGGATGATCGTCGCTCGGGGCGAACGGTTTACTGCAACCGGTGCAGGTTCTCCAGCCATGCGCCAGGGCGCAAGCATGGCACCATGCGTGACCGTTTTGTCCCGCCCCGGGTTCAGTGGAGGCTCGGAACTGACGCGGCGACGGTAGTCGCCGCGGTGTTGTGCCGGTAGAAGTCGTCTTCGTGCTCGGCCGGCGGGACCAGCCCGATCTCACCGTGCAGCCGTCGGTGGTTGAACCAGTCGATGTACTCGGCGACGGCGATCTCGAGGTCGTCGATGCCCTTCCAGGGCCCGCGGTTGCGGACCAGCTCGGCCTTGAAGAGGGAGTTGAACGCCTCGGCCAGGGCGTTGTCGTAGGAGTCGCCGGTGGAGCCGACGGAGGCGACCGCGCCGGCCTCGGCGAGGCGCTGGGTGTAGCGCACGGCGACGTACTGGACGCCCTTGTCCGAGTGGTGGACCAGCCCGGTCACGTCGTGGCCGGCGCGCCGGCGGGTCCAGATGCCCATCTCCAGGGCGTCCAGGGCGAGGTCGGTGCGCAGCGAGCGGGACAGCTGCCAGCCGACCACCCGGCGGGAGAACACGTCGATGACGAAGGCGGCGTAGACCCAGCCGGAGAAGGTCCGGCAGTAGGTGATGTCGGCGACCCACAGCTGGTCCGGGCCGGTCGCGGTGAACGCCCGTTCCACCAGGTCCGGGCGGGTGTCCGGGGC comes from the Modestobacter italicus genome and includes:
- a CDS encoding exonuclease domain-containing protein translates to MSIAVVDLETTGVLPSVDRVVEVGVVLLDDAGTVEHEFATLVDPGRDIGPTSVHGIHASDVIGAPTFAEVAPYLASLLSGRVVVAHNALFDLRFLGREFSRAGLSVELTPALCTMRLAGTFDRSLRSLASVCETLSIANNQAHTALADARATAAALVRMRETLGELALLDAALAVDFDHDGSYLGSRSVAARDWRALVTDVTLSRRPFIDPCRSVTRSAAQANVRERNGYLAALVSALPEITGAPATMAPYLAVLDQVLEDRLVSVSEADQLMTLAGELGCGPTHVSAAHRLYLDALATVALADDVVTDTERADLDRVAVLLGLTSGDVDIALTMVRSGARVSVPHRPSGLSNGDRIVFTGEMSRSRSDLEEAARAAGLEPVASVSKKTNVLVCADPDSQSGKARKARALGVRVISEPVFWESLALVG